Proteins encoded by one window of Thermoanaerobaculia bacterium:
- a CDS encoding DUF4097 family beta strand repeat-containing protein codes for MNAIRRTALAAALLAAFAGAAGAATETFEKAYSLEGVDRVRVENVNGRLDLTAWDRNYVRVTAVKSGTPSALENTVIRVTQPGSEIRVETVALHRPHLFSFLFGSHRLAKVEYQILLPAATPVRLETVNGSVHVQGRRAETRAETVNGSIDLRGITGVLHAETVNGRIALTRDDSDDTSLETVNGSIEAELPGTASFRYRLSAVNGSMEVGERRSRAHAIGIKSFEGDVNGGKSLVKAGTVNGSIRIILTEPPGAPAPVVRDAEESSSD; via the coding sequence ATGAACGCGATTCGCCGGACTGCCCTTGCCGCCGCCCTTCTCGCCGCCTTCGCCGGCGCCGCCGGGGCCGCCACGGAGACGTTCGAAAAGGCCTATTCGCTCGAGGGGGTGGATCGGGTCCGGGTCGAGAACGTCAACGGACGCCTCGACCTGACGGCCTGGGACCGCAACTACGTTCGGGTCACGGCCGTGAAGTCGGGAACCCCGTCGGCCCTCGAGAACACCGTCATCCGCGTCACTCAGCCCGGTTCCGAGATCCGGGTCGAAACGGTCGCGCTGCATCGGCCGCACCTCTTCTCGTTCCTGTTCGGGAGCCATCGTCTGGCGAAGGTCGAATACCAGATTCTCCTTCCCGCGGCGACGCCCGTGCGGCTGGAAACCGTGAACGGTTCGGTACACGTTCAGGGTCGCCGCGCCGAAACCCGGGCGGAAACCGTCAACGGATCGATCGACCTGCGTGGAATCACGGGCGTCCTCCATGCCGAGACCGTCAACGGCCGGATCGCCCTGACCCGGGACGACTCGGACGACACCTCCCTCGAGACCGTCAACGGATCGATCGAAGCGGAGCTCCCCGGAACGGCTTCCTTCCGCTACCGGCTGTCGGCGGTCAACGGATCGATGGAAGTGGGCGAGCGGCGGAGCCGGGCGCACGCGATCGGCATCAAGAGCTTCGAGGGCGACGTCAACGGCGGGAAATCGCTCGTCAAGGCCGGGACGGTCAACGGCTCGATCCGAATCATCCTGACCGAGCCTCCGGGCGCGCCGGCGCCGGTCGTGCGCGACGCGGAAGAGTCCTCTTCCGACTGA
- a CDS encoding RDD family protein, protein MARQRALALALDAAIVAGAVDLVAVPALVGAFFFFPEVSLSSLGSVFFGISLLLWLCRDTRGGLSRKWLGLEIVDRNGRRPGLVRSVLRNLPLLVPGWNLYEAWRVAFGGDRPRSVDSALGLTLAART, encoded by the coding sequence GTGGCCCGCCAGCGCGCGCTCGCTCTCGCCCTGGACGCGGCGATCGTCGCCGGCGCCGTGGATCTCGTCGCCGTTCCGGCGCTCGTCGGGGCGTTCTTCTTCTTTCCGGAGGTTTCCCTGAGCTCTCTCGGCTCGGTGTTCTTCGGCATTTCGCTCCTGCTCTGGCTGTGTCGCGACACCCGGGGCGGATTGTCTCGCAAGTGGCTCGGGCTCGAAATCGTGGACCGGAACGGACGCCGGCCCGGCCTCGTGCGCTCCGTGCTGAGGAATCTGCCCCTCCTCGTTCCCGGGTGGAACCTCTACGAGGCCTGGAGGGTCGCTTTCGGAGGAGACCGGCCACGGAGCGTCGATTCGGCGCTGGGCCTGACGCTGGCGGCCCGGACGTGA
- a CDS encoding YigZ family protein has translation MTAAGDSRRVPAREGRSESRERGSRFLAFAFRAPSEEAARTRVLALEKEFHDATHVCFAWRIGSVRRAADAGEPAGTAGKPILSAIDAAEVDEAAVAVVRWFGGTKLGTAGLARCYREAARAALAAAGSEEIFERDDFEIETGYENVSAVRRLVDPPSVVLADESFTDRARFRLSVRRSRAAGIQRALEEARIAFRRPRP, from the coding sequence GTGACGGCCGCCGGCGACTCGCGGCGGGTTCCCGCGCGCGAAGGCCGCAGCGAGTCGCGCGAGAGGGGCTCTCGATTCCTCGCCTTCGCGTTCCGGGCTCCGTCGGAAGAGGCCGCGCGGACGCGGGTCCTCGCGCTCGAGAAGGAGTTCCACGATGCGACCCACGTCTGTTTCGCCTGGCGGATCGGATCGGTCCGTCGGGCCGCCGACGCCGGGGAGCCGGCGGGAACCGCGGGAAAGCCGATCCTCTCCGCGATCGACGCGGCGGAGGTCGACGAGGCGGCCGTCGCCGTCGTGCGGTGGTTCGGCGGCACGAAGCTCGGGACGGCGGGGCTCGCGCGCTGTTACCGCGAGGCGGCGCGGGCGGCGCTCGCCGCGGCGGGGAGCGAAGAGATCTTCGAGCGGGACGATTTCGAGATCGAGACGGGATACGAGAACGTCTCGGCGGTGCGGCGCCTCGTCGACCCTCCGTCGGTCGTCCTCGCCGACGAGAGCTTCACCGACCGGGCGCGCTTCCGGCTGTCGGTGCGCCGGAGCCGGGCCGCCGGGATCCAACGGGCGCTCGAGGAGGCGCGGATCGCCTTCCGGCGCCCGCGGCCCTGA